In the Paroedura picta isolate Pp20150507F chromosome 15, Ppicta_v3.0, whole genome shotgun sequence genome, one interval contains:
- the TMEM201 gene encoding transmembrane protein 201 isoform X3, which produces MGGVGALLAQCPPGGLAGGLGVTVCAAAGGVLLYKMARRRKPTHTTVNCWFCNQDTVVPYGNRNCWDCPNCEQYNGFQENGDYNKPIPAQYMEHLNHVISGAGSYYDPSKPQQWVSSQVLLCRKCNNYQSLKIKQLASFMPREEGKYDEEIEVYKHHLEQTYKLCRPCQAAVEYYIKYQNRQLRALLLQHHFSHRKTDQSYMQSFYAAASTTTPIHVLALRFLAFLSCAILIAMALYGSGNPFSPQPVGPPPTPLARNGTEPTTPGNDTLLELPGWQEMTRLLPEQLLGVLSDGWSYGKSHQVAVVALGLMLCLSAMLLAGRIRLRRIDAFASLLWLLVMSFHLAENYLQADTPSWLDTAKFGTTSLCCLVGFAAAVATRKSTGQRRPRSRRA; this is translated from the exons GAGGAAGCCCACCCACACTACGGTGAACTGCTGGTTCTGCAACCAGGACACCGTGGTGCCGTATGGGAACCGCAATTGCTGGGATTGCCCCAACTGCGAGCAGTACAACGGCTTCCAAGAG AATGGCGATTACAACAAGCCCATCCCGGCTCAGTACATGGAGCACCTGAACCACGTCATCTCCGGGGCCGGCTCTTACTACGACCCCTCCAAGCCCCAGCAGTGGGTGAGCAGCCAGGTCTTGCTCTGCCGGAAATGCAACAACTACCAGAGCCTGAAGATCAAGCAGTTGGCGTCCTTCATGCCCAGGGAGGAG GGGAAATACGACGAGGAGATTGAGGTGTACAAGCACCACTTGGAGCAAACCTACAAGCTCTGCCGGCCCTGCCAAGCCGCCGTGGAGTACTACATCAAGTACCAGAACCGGCAGCTGCGGGCCCTGCTTCTGCAGCACCACTTCAGCCACCGGAAGACGGACCAGTCCTACatgcag AGCTTCTACGCCGCCGCCTCCACGACCACGCCAATCCACGTGCTGGCACTGCGCTTCCTGGCCTTCCTCAGCTGCGCAATCCTCATCGCCATGGCCCTTTACGGATCGGGGAACCCCTTCTCCCCACAGCCTGTGGGCCCTCCTCCAACGCCGTTGGCCAGGAACGGGACTGAACCGACCACCCCTGGCAACGACACCCTGCTGGAACTCCCAGGCTGGCAAGAGATGACCCGCCTGCTGCCGGAGCAGCTGCTTGGGGTGCTGAGCGACGGTTGGAGCTACGGGAAGAGCCACCAGGTGGCCGTGGTGGCCCTGGGGCTGATGCTGTGCCTCTCGGCCATGCTGTTAGCCGGACGCATCAG gTTAAGGCGCATCGACGCCTTTGCCTCCCTCCTGTGGCTGCTGGTGATGAGCTTCCATCTGGCGGAGAATTACCTGCAGGCCGACACCCCCAGCTGGCTGGACACGGCAAAGTTCGGCACgacctccctctgctgcctcgtgGGTTTTGCGGCAGCCGTGGCCACCCGGAAATCGACGGGCCAGAGGAGACCCCGATCCCGAAG GGCTTAG